Proteins encoded within one genomic window of Episyrphus balteatus chromosome 1, idEpiBalt1.1, whole genome shotgun sequence:
- the LOC129907861 gene encoding succinate dehydrogenase assembly factor 2-A, mitochondrial isoform X1, with protein MFRIIFESMPLMRPLTSLKGVRLYSSNITDKPPIKNLADIPIIDFEDNPDHLPIPEYPVKLNEPLEQQKQRLLYQSRKRGMLENDLLLSTFASKYLKDMTKEQTKLYDNLINGVTNDWDIYYWATKTKPTPTEYDNEIMDKLKIHVMNEQKEKRLRQPNL; from the exons ATGTTTCGCATAATATTCGAG tCAATGCCTTTAATGCGTCCTTTAACTAGTCTAAAAGGCGTTCGCCTCTATTCGAGTAACATCACAGACAAACCACCAATTAAAAACCTCGCCGATATACCTATTATAGATTTTGAAGACAATCCAGATCATTTGCCTATTCCAGAATATCCAGTCAAGCTCAATGAACCATTAGAGCAACAGAAACAAAG GCTTCTCTATCAATCACGTAAACGTGGTATGCTAGAAAATGATTTGCTATTGAGTACATTTGCATCGAAATATCTGAAGGATATGACAAAAGAACAAACTAAATTATACGATAATCTTATAAACGGAGTAACTAACGATTGGGACATCTATTACTGGGCAACAAAAACTAAGCCCACTCCAACCGAGTATGACAATGAAATTATGGACAAACTAAAGATTCACGTTATGAATGAACAGAAAGAGAAGAGGTTGCGTCAAcctaatttataa
- the LOC129907861 gene encoding succinate dehydrogenase assembly factor 2-A, mitochondrial isoform X2, whose translation MSMPLMRPLTSLKGVRLYSSNITDKPPIKNLADIPIIDFEDNPDHLPIPEYPVKLNEPLEQQKQRLLYQSRKRGMLENDLLLSTFASKYLKDMTKEQTKLYDNLINGVTNDWDIYYWATKTKPTPTEYDNEIMDKLKIHVMNEQKEKRLRQPNL comes from the exons ATG tCAATGCCTTTAATGCGTCCTTTAACTAGTCTAAAAGGCGTTCGCCTCTATTCGAGTAACATCACAGACAAACCACCAATTAAAAACCTCGCCGATATACCTATTATAGATTTTGAAGACAATCCAGATCATTTGCCTATTCCAGAATATCCAGTCAAGCTCAATGAACCATTAGAGCAACAGAAACAAAG GCTTCTCTATCAATCACGTAAACGTGGTATGCTAGAAAATGATTTGCTATTGAGTACATTTGCATCGAAATATCTGAAGGATATGACAAAAGAACAAACTAAATTATACGATAATCTTATAAACGGAGTAACTAACGATTGGGACATCTATTACTGGGCAACAAAAACTAAGCCCACTCCAACCGAGTATGACAATGAAATTATGGACAAACTAAAGATTCACGTTATGAATGAACAGAAAGAGAAGAGGTTGCGTCAAcctaatttataa